One Deefgea tanakiae genomic region harbors:
- a CDS encoding IS3 family transposase (programmed frameshift), with amino-acid sequence MSKSNRYTEEFKIEAVKQVTERNYPVAEVAERLGVSGHSIYSWIKRYATPLPEQPQTTTQQDEIRQLKAELRRVTEERDIPKKGRRVLCQAIRVRYAFIRDHQALHPVRRLCQMMQVHPSGYYAWLQRPQSLRTIDDQRLTGIITEAWQESGGVYGYRKINDDLRDMGEQCGKHRVARLMRLAGLRSQTGYRRRRGFYGGKPTVTAPNHLARQFNVDTPNQVWVTDITYIRTHEGWLYLAAVLDLFSRQVVGWSMGARMDRELAIKALLMAVWRRQPKQEVLVHSDQGSQFSSYDWQDLLRVHNLKPSMSRRGNCHDNAVAESFFQLLKRERIKRQTYRNREEARRDVFNYIEMFYNPKRRHSFNNGLSPVEYEKQYFERLGSV; translated from the exons ATGAGCAAATCTAATCGCTACACCGAAGAGTTCAAAATCGAAGCCGTCAAGCAAGTGACAGAACGCAACTATCCTGTCGCAGAAGTCGCTGAGCGACTGGGGGTTTCAGGGCATAGCATCTACAGCTGGATTAAGCGCTACGCCACGCCTTTACCAGAACAACCGCAAACAACTACTCAGCAGGATGAAATTCGGCAACTAAAAGCTGAACTACGTCGAGTAACTGAAGAGCGTGACATCC CTAAAAAAGGCCGCCGCGTACTTTGCCAAGCTATCCGGGTAAGGTACGCCTTCATTCGTGACCATCAAGCACTACATCCAGTTCGACGGCTCTGCCAGATGATGCAAGTCCATCCCAGCGGCTACTACGCTTGGCTGCAACGACCACAATCATTGCGCACGATTGATGACCAGCGCTTGACTGGCATCATCACTGAAGCGTGGCAAGAAAGCGGCGGCGTCTATGGTTATCGCAAGATTAATGATGACTTGCGTGATATGGGCGAACAATGTGGCAAGCATCGCGTCGCGCGCTTAATGCGCTTAGCTGGCCTTCGTTCACAAACAGGCTATCGTCGTCGACGTGGTTTTTATGGTGGCAAGCCCACCGTAACGGCACCAAACCATTTGGCTCGGCAATTCAATGTCGATACACCTAATCAGGTTTGGGTGACTGACATTACCTATATTCGCACACACGAAGGTTGGCTTTATTTGGCCGCAGTATTGGATTTGTTCTCAAGACAGGTTGTTGGTTGGTCGATGGGCGCGCGGATGGACCGTGAGTTGGCGATTAAAGCTTTATTAATGGCGGTTTGGCGACGTCAGCCCAAGCAAGAGGTCTTAGTGCATTCGGACCAAGGCAGCCAATTCAGTAGTTATGATTGGCAGGATCTACTGCGTGTGCATAATTTAAAACCGAGCATGAGTCGGCGTGGCAATTGCCATGACAATGCGGTCGCGGAAAGTTTCTTCCAGCTATTGAAGCGGGAACGAATCAAACGACAAACCTACCGTAATCGAGAGGAGGCACGTCGAGATGTGTTCAATTATATCGAGATGTTTTACAACCCCAAGCGCCGCCATAGTTTCAATAATGGGCTATCACCAGTAGAGTATGAAAAGCAGTATTTCGAAAGGCTCGGCAGTGTCTAG
- a CDS encoding SGNH/GDSL hydrolase family protein, which produces MTDLAAYLNDSTPRTWMFYGDSITHGVLHTFGARCFSEHFAERVRFELNRPDDVIINNANSGLNTKQLLAHFPSRVARFRPDVLVLMAGMNDCNTKQEDNQFVSLPEFRENLIAMVIAVRTWGGEVLLQTVTPVIPGLIPERGLSLPQYNDAIRSVAQELAVPLIDHASVWAKYADNINWLMADAIHPNAYGHILLAHSLFQHLGIFQPNLTSPTSRLFMPVESLPVM; this is translated from the coding sequence ATGACCGATCTAGCTGCCTATCTAAATGATTCAACACCACGCACTTGGATGTTTTACGGTGATAGCATTACTCATGGTGTTTTGCATACCTTTGGTGCACGCTGTTTCAGTGAGCACTTTGCTGAGCGCGTCCGCTTTGAACTCAACCGTCCTGATGATGTCATTATTAATAATGCTAATTCTGGATTGAACACCAAGCAGTTGCTGGCTCATTTTCCATCACGTGTGGCTCGTTTTCGACCAGATGTATTAGTGTTGATGGCGGGGATGAATGATTGCAATACTAAACAAGAAGACAACCAATTTGTTTCGCTACCAGAATTTCGTGAGAATTTGATCGCCATGGTGATAGCTGTGCGCACGTGGGGTGGGGAAGTTTTACTGCAAACGGTCACGCCGGTCATTCCAGGTTTGATTCCAGAGCGGGGGCTGAGCCTGCCACAATACAACGATGCTATACGCTCAGTAGCGCAAGAGCTGGCAGTACCCTTAATTGATCATGCTTCAGTATGGGCAAAATATGCTGATAATATTAATTGGCTTATGGCAGATGCTATTCATCCAAATGCGTATGGACACATTTTATTAGCCCATTCTCTATTTCAGCATCTGGGGATTTTTCAGCCAAATCTCACTTCACCAACTAGTCGATTATTTATGCCTGTGGAGTCGCTTCCTGTTATGTAG
- a CDS encoding AraC family transcriptional regulator, translating into MLIERVGPLRDMAGALLHGKAVDHQPGSATIRHWHEVAQLLYAISGVMRLITPLGQWIVPPNRGIWVPAGVWHEVFMIGLVEVRSIYIRPDAVQDLPSECCVLEITPLMRELILAAISIDYQEQPIRPRSQMIAQLLLNEVKTLTTLPMQLPMPDDGLLRGICADILANPDENRTTEDWASQAGVDARTLQRRFNKVTGMTLGEWRRQARLLNALERLAQGERVIDVAFDCGYNSPSAFTAMFKRQFGISPSNFFQ; encoded by the coding sequence ATGTTGATAGAAAGAGTGGGTCCATTACGCGATATGGCGGGCGCATTGCTCCACGGCAAGGCCGTCGATCATCAGCCCGGCTCGGCCACGATCCGCCATTGGCACGAAGTTGCCCAGCTACTGTATGCGATCAGCGGCGTGATGCGCTTGATCACGCCGCTCGGGCAATGGATCGTACCCCCCAATCGCGGCATTTGGGTGCCCGCAGGCGTGTGGCACGAAGTGTTTATGATCGGCTTAGTCGAGGTGCGGTCGATTTATATTCGCCCCGATGCGGTACAGGATTTACCTAGCGAATGTTGCGTTCTTGAAATCACCCCGTTGATGCGCGAGCTGATTTTGGCGGCGATCAGCATTGATTATCAGGAACAGCCCATCCGGCCGCGCAGCCAGATGATTGCGCAATTGCTGCTCAATGAAGTGAAAACCCTCACCACGCTACCGATGCAATTACCGATGCCCGATGACGGATTGCTGCGCGGGATTTGTGCTGACATTCTGGCAAACCCCGATGAAAACCGTACGACGGAAGACTGGGCCAGCCAAGCAGGCGTCGATGCGCGTACGCTGCAGCGCCGATTTAATAAAGTTACCGGTATGACGTTGGGCGAATGGCGGCGACAAGCTCGCTTGCTCAATGCGCTGGAACGACTCGCGCAAGGCGAGCGGGTGATTGATGTGGCTTTTGACTGCGGCTACAACAGCCCCAGTGCATTTACCGCGATGTTCAAACGCCAATTTGGTATTTCGCCAAGCAATTTTTTTCAGTAA
- a CDS encoding MFS transporter, giving the protein MNTATITSQPERTSTRYRVLAAISSAHFLNDMMQSLILALYPMLKGNYHLSFAQLGLITLTYQITASILQPLIGAMTDKRPQQHSLVVGMGFTLVGLLLLSQADSFPLILLAAGLVGTGSSIFHPESSRIARFASGGQHGLAQSLFQVGGNAGSATGPLLAALIVIPLGQPSLAWFSFAALLAMGVLWRISLWYSHQQKSQGHKSKAKTAPFTPRKTLWVMGVLLTLLMTKFVYMASFQSYYTFYLIERFSLAPQQAQLLLFVFLFAVALGTVLGGPIGDRIGRKTVIWFSILGAAPFSIALPYVGLTGTITLSFIVGLIMSSAFSAMLVYVQELMPGKVGMVSGLFFGLAFGIAGIGAAVIGRLADSYGIISIYLMLAYLPLLGMVAGLLPKVENTKISFK; this is encoded by the coding sequence ATGAATACCGCGACGATCACCAGCCAGCCCGAGCGCACATCGACCCGATACCGCGTTTTGGCGGCTATCAGTAGTGCCCATTTTCTCAATGACATGATGCAATCGCTGATTTTGGCTTTGTATCCAATGCTGAAGGGCAATTATCACCTCAGCTTTGCCCAGCTCGGTTTGATTACGCTGACCTACCAGATTACTGCTTCAATATTGCAGCCGCTGATCGGCGCGATGACGGATAAACGCCCGCAACAGCACTCGCTGGTGGTCGGTATGGGCTTTACCTTGGTTGGGTTATTGCTCTTGTCGCAAGCCGATTCCTTTCCCTTAATATTGCTGGCCGCAGGCTTGGTTGGAACAGGTTCATCGATCTTTCACCCCGAATCATCACGCATCGCGCGCTTTGCGTCGGGCGGACAGCATGGTTTGGCGCAATCGCTGTTTCAGGTCGGTGGAAATGCGGGCAGTGCAACGGGGCCGCTGCTTGCAGCGCTAATTGTGATTCCGCTTGGCCAGCCGAGTTTGGCGTGGTTTTCATTCGCTGCCTTGCTGGCGATGGGCGTGTTGTGGCGCATTAGTCTGTGGTATTCACACCAACAAAAATCGCAGGGTCACAAAAGCAAGGCGAAAACGGCACCATTCACTCCGCGCAAAACCTTGTGGGTGATGGGCGTGCTTTTGACACTATTGATGACCAAGTTTGTGTATATGGCTAGCTTCCAGAGCTATTACACGTTTTATCTGATTGAGCGTTTTTCGCTAGCACCACAGCAAGCGCAATTATTGCTGTTCGTATTTCTGTTTGCCGTCGCGTTGGGCACGGTGCTTGGCGGCCCGATTGGTGATCGCATCGGCCGCAAAACGGTAATCTGGTTCTCGATCTTGGGCGCCGCGCCGTTCTCAATTGCGTTACCTTATGTCGGTTTAACAGGCACGATTACGTTGAGCTTTATCGTAGGGCTGATTATGTCTTCCGCGTTTTCGGCAATGTTGGTTTATGTGCAAGAACTTATGCCGGGTAAAGTTGGTATGGTGTCGGGGCTGTTTTTTGGTCTTGCTTTCGGCATAGCCGGGATTGGTGCAGCGGTGATTGGGCGTTTAGCCGATAGCTACGGAATTATCAGCATTTACCTTATGCTGGCCTATTTACCATTGCTTGGTATGGTTGCGGGCCTATTGCCGAAAGTAGAAAATACCAAAATTAGCTTTAAGTAA